The following are from one region of the Chloracidobacterium sp. genome:
- the yvcK gene encoding uridine diphosphate-N-acetylglucosamine-binding protein YvcK, with protein sequence MLTEYRQFGPKRVNVVTIGGGTGLSTLLTGLKTFVGPESLAGISIRNLSAIVAVSDDGGSSGRLRDEFQMPPPGDIRNCMVALSEDSMLLSKLFQYRFRGEGDLGGHSFGNLFLAALSEVTGDFAEAVRLSSEILASKGHIYPATVSDVRIAATLTDGTTVLGETNISRVGGSIKRLYLDPEECMPMPDALRAIGDADIITLGPGSLYTSLLPPLLVHGVAEAITRSPAVKVFICNLMTQPGETDGLSASRHIEIVSEYVPALKFDIVIANRQRITEEQAFKYRQDGAEQIGIDTHGLLSAIGTAETRYDDLLDDGEKVRHNPYKLARALLECLHKK encoded by the coding sequence ATGCTGACAGAGTACAGGCAGTTCGGGCCAAAGAGGGTGAATGTCGTAACGATCGGCGGCGGCACCGGTCTGAGCACTTTGCTTACCGGCCTCAAGACGTTCGTCGGGCCAGAAAGCCTCGCCGGCATTTCGATCCGCAACTTATCTGCGATCGTCGCGGTTTCTGATGACGGAGGAAGTTCCGGCCGGCTTCGTGACGAATTTCAAATGCCCCCGCCCGGCGACATCAGGAACTGCATGGTCGCACTTTCTGAAGATTCAATGCTGCTCTCGAAGCTGTTTCAGTACAGGTTCAGAGGCGAGGGTGATCTCGGAGGACACAGCTTTGGCAACTTGTTTCTGGCAGCACTTTCCGAGGTCACCGGTGATTTTGCCGAGGCGGTCCGGCTTTCATCGGAAATTCTTGCAAGTAAAGGACATATTTACCCTGCAACGGTATCAGACGTAAGGATCGCGGCTACGCTGACCGACGGGACTACCGTTCTCGGAGAAACGAACATCAGCCGTGTCGGCGGATCGATCAAACGGCTCTATCTCGACCCTGAAGAATGCATGCCAATGCCTGACGCACTTAGGGCGATCGGAGACGCGGACATCATTACCCTTGGTCCAGGTTCGCTCTATACAAGCTTACTTCCGCCGCTGCTTGTCCACGGGGTCGCTGAAGCGATAACCAGATCGCCTGCCGTAAAGGTTTTCATATGCAATCTGATGACACAGCCCGGCGAAACCGATGGGCTCTCAGCTTCGCGTCACATCGAGATAGTCAGTGAATACGTGCCGGCTCTAAAATTTGACATCGTAATAGCCAACAGGCAGCGCATTACCGAAGAGCAGGCATTCAAATATCGGCAGGACGGAGCGGAGCAGATCGGCATTGATACACACGGATTACTATCAGCGATCGGGACTGCTGAAACCCGCTACGACGATCTGCTCGACGACGGCGAGAAAGTTAGGCACAATCCCTACAAACTTGCGCGGGCGCTGCTTGAATGCCTGCACAAAAAATGA
- the glmU gene encoding bifunctional UDP-N-acetylglucosamine diphosphorylase/glucosamine-1-phosphate N-acetyltransferase GlmU, with translation MDVSTEINKKLNVLVLAAGLGTRMRSDRAKVLHDLDGRPLISHVCRTAAALAPDKIFVIVGHQSDDVREAVLKELDEDQAEFVWQQKQLGTGDAVNAAREFLSDTDSTLVVLSGDVPMIRHETLAALIQQHRGHRGRGAACTVLTVVLKDPSGYGRVIRDADGLFERIVEQKDATEQQREIREINAGIYCFESRKLFAALSRVKNDNAQGEYYLTDVPALLREDNEDVAIFQHTEPREIEGINNRVQLAELERILNKQTISRLMLDYGVSFIDPRNTHVSSQARFGRDTVIYPNVTIEGESEIGDGCVIRQGTRVSNSKIGDGVEILDNCLITDSEIGNGCKVGPMAHLRGKAVMKDGAKVGNFVELKKTVLGQGSKANHLAYLGDASIGENSNIGAGTITCNYDGKKKHETQIGDNVKIGSDTMLVAPVKVGDGAVTGAGSVVTKDVDENTLVVGAPARSIRKLG, from the coding sequence ATGGATGTGTCGACAGAGATCAATAAGAAACTGAACGTTCTTGTGCTTGCGGCCGGCCTAGGTACGCGCATGCGCTCGGATCGCGCTAAAGTGCTTCACGATCTCGATGGCCGGCCGCTCATAAGCCATGTCTGCCGAACCGCTGCTGCCTTGGCCCCCGACAAGATATTTGTGATCGTCGGACATCAGAGCGACGATGTCAGGGAAGCTGTCTTGAAGGAACTCGACGAAGACCAGGCGGAGTTTGTCTGGCAGCAAAAACAACTTGGCACGGGCGATGCAGTTAACGCGGCCCGAGAGTTCCTTTCTGATACAGACTCAACGCTTGTTGTTCTTTCAGGCGATGTGCCGATGATCCGGCACGAAACGCTTGCCGCCCTGATCCAACAGCATCGTGGACATCGGGGCCGCGGCGCTGCATGTACAGTGTTAACGGTCGTGCTGAAAGATCCGAGTGGTTATGGGCGTGTAATTCGCGATGCCGACGGTTTGTTCGAACGGATCGTCGAACAGAAAGACGCCACCGAACAGCAAAGAGAGATCCGCGAGATCAATGCCGGTATTTATTGCTTTGAATCGCGGAAACTCTTCGCTGCCCTTTCGCGGGTCAAGAACGACAACGCACAGGGAGAGTATTATCTGACCGACGTGCCGGCGCTTCTTCGTGAGGACAATGAGGATGTCGCCATATTTCAGCACACCGAACCGCGTGAGATCGAGGGCATCAACAATCGCGTTCAGCTTGCCGAACTTGAGAGGATCTTGAACAAACAGACGATTTCGCGATTGATGCTCGATTACGGCGTTTCGTTCATCGACCCAAGAAATACTCATGTCAGCTCTCAGGCTAGATTTGGCCGCGATACGGTCATTTATCCGAATGTAACGATCGAGGGCGAGTCCGAGATCGGCGACGGATGCGTGATCAGGCAAGGGACACGCGTCTCGAATTCTAAGATCGGTGACGGTGTTGAGATACTCGACAATTGCCTCATTACCGACTCTGAGATCGGCAATGGTTGCAAGGTCGGGCCGATGGCTCATCTTCGCGGAAAAGCCGTGATGAAGGACGGAGCAAAGGTCGGGAATTTTGTTGAGCTGAAGAAGACCGTTCTCGGACAGGGTTCGAAAGCAAATCATCTTGCGTACCTCGGCGATGCATCGATCGGCGAGAATTCGAATATCGGAGCCGGCACCATCACCTGTAATTATGACGGAAAAAAGAAGCACGAGACCCAGATCGGTGATAACGTCAAGATCGGCTCTGATACGATGCTCGTGGCACCGGTGAAAGTCGGGGACGGTGCAGTCACCGGCGCGGGGAGTGTGGTGACCAAGGATGTCGACGAAAACACTTTGGTTGTAGGTGCACCAGCCAGATCGATTCGAAAGCTTGGCTGA
- a CDS encoding OsmC family protein: protein MQQTAIQQKALNGVNVTELFNTIGAIQGNADIARFNFRATNKWINGGSNQTTIDSYDGACQTFSRETPFVIQKDEPPVLLGTDTGANPVEYVLAALAGCLTTSLVYHAAAKGIKIDEVESTYEGDLDLHGFLGLDGNIRNGYKDIRVSFRVKGEASDDQLRELVEIAQQRSPVFDIVTNGVPVVVGLAE from the coding sequence ATGCAGCAAACAGCAATTCAACAGAAGGCCTTAAATGGCGTAAACGTGACCGAGCTTTTCAACACGATCGGTGCGATTCAGGGTAACGCAGATATCGCCCGGTTCAACTTTCGGGCAACAAACAAATGGATCAACGGTGGATCGAACCAGACGACGATCGATTCTTATGACGGAGCATGTCAGACATTCAGCCGTGAAACACCGTTCGTAATTCAAAAGGACGAGCCGCCCGTCCTGCTAGGAACCGACACTGGAGCGAACCCGGTCGAATACGTACTTGCGGCTCTCGCCGGTTGTCTGACCACTAGCCTGGTTTATCATGCTGCGGCAAAAGGGATCAAGATCGACGAAGTTGAATCGACATACGAAGGCGACCTTGATCTACACGGATTTCTAGGCCTCGACGGGAATATCCGAAACGGATACAAAGATATAAGGGTATCGTTCAGGGTCAAAGGCGAAGCGTCGGACGATCAACTGCGCGAACTAGTAGAGATCGCCCAACAACGGTCGCCTGTTTTCGACATCGTAACAAATGGCGTGCCGGTGGTTGTCGGCCTTGCAGAGTAA
- a CDS encoding roadblock/LC7 domain-containing protein, giving the protein MAQSPFILHEQQFQKLKSVLARLCVECAGRVVFLVDRDGQTIAFHGDIGDMDTTSFSSLAAGNVAATSSMAKLIGEDVFPAVFHEGEKESIFISVIGRSLLVVVFDERSTLGLVKLRTKRASHDVAAILEEAVRESTAYNVGANSVFAEITDEDIDSLFS; this is encoded by the coding sequence ATGGCACAGTCGCCTTTCATCTTACACGAACAACAGTTTCAAAAGCTCAAATCTGTGCTTGCGCGCCTTTGCGTTGAATGCGCCGGGCGTGTGGTCTTTCTCGTCGACCGCGATGGGCAAACGATCGCATTTCATGGCGATATCGGAGACATGGACACCACGAGCTTTTCTTCATTGGCTGCGGGCAATGTCGCCGCTACAAGCAGCATGGCAAAATTGATCGGCGAGGACGTTTTCCCTGCCGTTTTTCATGAAGGTGAAAAGGAGAGCATTTTTATCAGCGTAATCGGCCGGAGCCTCCTTGTGGTCGTCTTTGATGAACGGTCGACCTTGGGCCTCGTAAAGCTCCGTACAAAACGGGCAAGTCATGATGTCGCAGCGATCCTGGAGGAGGCTGTTCGTGAGTCGACCGCATACAATGTCGGTGCAAATTCCGTGTTTGCCGAGATCACTGACGAAGACATCGATAGCCTTTTCAGCTGA
- a CDS encoding GTPase domain-containing protein, with translation MTFINYASREINCKIVYYGPGLCGKTTNLQYIYDSTAPQAKGKLISLATETDRTLFFDFMPLELGTVRGFKTRFHLYTVPGQVYYDASRKLILKGVDGVVFVADSQEERMDANIESLYNLEENLQTQGYDLNQLPYVLQLNKRDLPNVIPTEDLSYELRKKGEPVFEAVAMNGTGVFDTLKAVAKQVLTELRKS, from the coding sequence ATGACCTTCATCAATTACGCATCACGAGAGATAAACTGCAAAATAGTCTATTACGGTCCCGGACTGTGCGGTAAGACGACGAACCTGCAGTATATCTACGATTCGACGGCTCCTCAGGCGAAAGGTAAGCTGATAAGCCTCGCGACCGAGACGGACCGGACACTGTTCTTCGACTTTATGCCGTTGGAACTCGGTACCGTCCGTGGCTTCAAGACGCGATTTCACCTTTACACCGTCCCGGGACAGGTTTACTACGATGCTTCGCGTAAGCTCATTCTCAAAGGTGTTGATGGTGTCGTTTTTGTCGCCGACAGCCAGGAAGAGCGTATGGACGCGAACATCGAATCATTGTACAACCTTGAAGAGAACTTGCAGACACAGGGATACGACCTAAACCAGCTTCCATACGTTTTGCAGCTTAACAAGCGTGATTTGCCCAATGTCATACCAACCGAGGATCTCTCGTATGAATTGCGAAAGAAAGGAGAGCCGGTGTTCGAAGCAGTCGCAATGAACGGAACCGGAGTTTTTGACACGCTGAAAGCTGTTGCAAAGCAGGTTTTGACCGAACTGCGAAAGAGCTGA